TGCCGGACGCGGGCGTCTCTGGGGCATCGTCGTTCGTCGGAGGGGAGAGCGGGGTAGTGGCCACGAGGTTCCTCGGTTCGGTGAAGGCGGATCACCTTAAGATTACTCGCATGACATCTCCTGCCCAGCCCGGCGACCAGAAACCGTCCAGCGAACGCGAGCCCGCCGTCCTCGAAGCGGCGTCGACGGGTTTCCCCGCCGCGCTGAGCGACCTCGGGCGCCTCGTCCGCATCCCGGGCATGGCCTGGCCCGCGTTCGATCAGACCCAGCTGGAGCGCAGCTCGGAGGCCGTGGCCGCACTGGCCACCGACACGGGGGTCTTCGACGACGTGCGGATCCTCCGTGCGGCGATCCCTGGCACCGACGAGCACGGCCAGCCGGCGGTGCTCGCGACCCGCGCCGCGCGCAACGGCAGGCCGACGATCCTGCTCTATGCCCACCACGACGTGCAGCCTCCTGGCGATGACGCCCTGTGGGAGACGCCGCCGTTCGAGCCGACGGTCAGGGACGGGCGCCTGTACGGGCGCGGTGCCGCCGACGACAAGGCCGGCATCATGGCGCACATCGCCTCGATCCGCGCGGTGGCCGAAGTGCTCGGAGACGACCTCGACCTCGGCATCGCGATGTTCATCGAGGGCGAGGAGGAGTACGGCTCCCGTTCATTCGCGCAGTTCCTCTCCGACAACAAGGAGGCGCTGCGGGCCGACGCCATCGTCGTCGCGGACTCGGGCAACTGGGACTCCGTCACACCCGGCCTCACGGTCTCGCTGCGCGGCAACGCCCGTTTCACGGTGCGTGTGCGCACGCTGGATCACGCCTCCCACTCGGGCATGTTCGGGGGAGCGGTCCCCGACGCCATGCTGGCGACGGTGAAGATGCTCTCGACGCTCTGGGACGACGACGGGTCCGTGGCGGTCGAAGGGATGACCGCCCGCGACGCCGAGACCCCCGAATACTCCGAGGAGACGCTCCGAGACGAGGCGGGACTCCTGCCTGGCACCACGCCGATCGGCGATGGCACGATCCTCGGACGGATCTGGAACAAGCCGTCGGTGACGGTCATCG
This genomic interval from Microbacterium hydrocarbonoxydans contains the following:
- a CDS encoding dipeptidase — encoded protein: MTSPAQPGDQKPSSEREPAVLEAASTGFPAALSDLGRLVRIPGMAWPAFDQTQLERSSEAVAALATDTGVFDDVRILRAAIPGTDEHGQPAVLATRAARNGRPTILLYAHHDVQPPGDDALWETPPFEPTVRDGRLYGRGAADDKAGIMAHIASIRAVAEVLGDDLDLGIAMFIEGEEEYGSRSFAQFLSDNKEALRADAIVVADSGNWDSVTPGLTVSLRGNARFTVRVRTLDHASHSGMFGGAVPDAMLATVKMLSTLWDDDGSVAVEGMTARDAETPEYSEETLRDEAGLLPGTTPIGDGTILGRIWNKPSVTVIGIDATSVEAASNTLLPEVTVVISARVAPGQTGEEAYAALEAHLRAHAPFGAELTFSDVDLGNGFLVDTSGWAVALTRDAMRDGYGVPPVDLGVGGSIPFIADLVREFPEAQILVTGVEDPHSRAHSPNESLHLDTFRHAVATEALLLSRMNDIRI